A single genomic interval of Terriglobus albidus harbors:
- a CDS encoding AsmA family protein, translated as MVQIKRSWAIIAGIVLLVLIGFFAVGHLLDADTYRGRIEKALSDSLGRPVQLGHLDFSLFSGSLNAESPAIADDPAFSNQPFLTAKSVHIGVEVLPLLLHRQIHINGFTIDQPKIALIRAENGTWNYSSIGSEGKRKAPTAETNDLIPNLTVGKIDIKDGSVTMGTLPQQGQPHIYSDLNVSVQNFSFTNAFPFTVSGKLPEGGSIAITGNAGPINQHDASLTPLTAQVGLKHADLVSAGLVQPSQGISGIADLDTKVTSNGQTAQADGKLHLAQLKLAKNGTPSSQPVDLQFNVNQDLQSLSGKINSATMQVSKAALALAGTYTTRGNTTTTQINVDGKNMPIDDLVAFLPSLGVQLPSGSRLQGGTLTLSLDVAGPTTAPVISGPIRIANTQLAGFDLGQKLASIQALTGAKTGSNTTIQALSTNLRYSTEGVQTNNLAAIVAGLGSASGSGSISANNALNYRLLIKLDSTGIGGLATQAASLLPGVFGSTVSQATANGIPVTISGTTASPTFTPDMSKLVRGSTQQQQQNLQSNPLGKALSGLFHR; from the coding sequence ATGGTACAGATCAAACGGAGTTGGGCCATCATCGCGGGCATCGTACTTCTGGTGCTCATCGGATTCTTCGCCGTCGGCCACCTTCTCGATGCAGACACTTACCGCGGACGCATCGAAAAAGCGCTCTCGGATTCCCTCGGACGTCCCGTGCAGTTAGGACACCTCGACTTCTCACTCTTCTCCGGAAGCCTGAATGCTGAGTCGCCTGCCATCGCCGACGACCCCGCGTTCAGCAATCAGCCCTTTCTTACCGCGAAGAGCGTTCACATCGGTGTTGAGGTACTTCCGCTGCTACTGCATCGCCAGATCCACATCAACGGCTTCACCATCGATCAACCGAAGATTGCCCTGATACGCGCCGAGAACGGTACCTGGAACTACTCCAGCATCGGCAGTGAAGGCAAGCGTAAAGCCCCCACGGCGGAGACCAACGACCTCATTCCTAACCTGACCGTAGGCAAGATCGATATCAAGGACGGCAGCGTCACCATGGGAACGCTGCCGCAACAGGGCCAGCCGCACATCTACAGCGACCTCAACGTCAGCGTGCAGAACTTCTCGTTCACCAATGCATTCCCCTTCACCGTAAGCGGCAAACTGCCCGAAGGTGGAAGCATCGCGATCACCGGCAACGCCGGCCCGATCAATCAGCATGACGCTTCACTGACGCCGCTCACCGCACAGGTCGGACTAAAACATGCCGACCTGGTCTCAGCCGGACTCGTCCAACCCAGCCAGGGAATCTCCGGCATCGCCGATCTCGATACCAAGGTCACCTCGAATGGCCAGACAGCACAGGCAGATGGCAAGCTTCATCTCGCTCAACTGAAGCTGGCGAAGAACGGCACGCCTTCCTCACAGCCAGTCGATCTGCAGTTCAACGTCAATCAGGATCTTCAATCACTTTCCGGCAAGATCAACAGCGCTACCATGCAGGTGAGCAAAGCCGCGCTTGCCCTCGCAGGAACCTATACAACCCGCGGCAACACCACTACGACACAGATCAATGTCGATGGGAAGAATATGCCTATCGATGATCTGGTTGCCTTCCTGCCCTCGCTTGGCGTGCAATTACCCTCCGGTTCACGGCTGCAAGGCGGCACTCTCACTCTCTCGCTCGATGTCGCCGGACCGACAACGGCTCCCGTCATCAGCGGGCCCATTCGTATTGCGAATACGCAGCTCGCGGGTTTCGATCTCGGACAGAAGCTCGCCAGCATTCAGGCCCTCACCGGAGCAAAGACCGGCTCGAACACCACCATCCAGGCTCTGAGCACCAACCTGCGCTACAGCACCGAAGGTGTCCAGACGAATAACCTCGCAGCGATCGTCGCTGGATTAGGCTCAGCCTCCGGCAGCGGCTCCATCAGCGCCAATAATGCGCTCAACTACCGCCTGCTGATCAAGCTCGACTCCACCGGCATCGGCGGACTTGCAACGCAAGCCGCCAGTCTGCTGCCCGGTGTCTTCGGATCGACAGTCAGTCAGGCCACGGCAAACGGAATTCCAGTAACCATCAGTGGCACAACCGCCAGCCCGACCTTCACACCCGACATGAGCAAGCTGGTTCGCGGAAGCACACAGCAACAGCAACAGAACCTGCAGTCCAATCCTTTAGGGAAGGCTCTCAGCGGGCTGTTCCATCGATAG
- a CDS encoding bifunctional YncE family protein/alkaline phosphatase family protein, which yields MTSVTRLSLVALLAAAPVFAQSPINLPSSKQLLPGIPGDPQRINSLPLAMAWSPDHRYLAVVNAGYGTAESNYQQSIAVLDTQTGTVKDFPESRTTLSSAQTLFSGLLFSADGQHLYASLDSLSAPEGGEPGKDGLVKTGNAIAVYSFHDGSIAADRLIPIPLQQLAPGRSQNEIGNPIPMGKAIPVPTGLALLKATNGAEQLLVANNFSDDVLQLDAASGKILRRFDLATKPIVPANYPIAIAVDAAQRFAYVALWNGSALAQLDLKSGKVVSTLPLLPPDPATGPSSHPCALVFSKDGQTLYVALANRDAIAAVSLTSGKPKLNGTLDTRLPGQSYFGAIPTALALSTDGSRLFVANSGSNAVAVFDTAQKLAAATPIHAAGFLPTEWFPTAVAVQGNKLYAATGKGKGTGPNAPKPLMAADPSQMPAKFKTRAHAYIATLLHGSLASIDLTSALPKLDELSRAVVLSNRMNAEQQHVFADGHNPIKHVIYIIKENRTYDQILGDLGVGDGDPSLTMYGKDITPNLHKLALQFGLLDNFYDSGEVSGDGHVWSTAAITSDYNEKNWQQSYRGKERTYDYEGVVAEGYPLLEGISDIDEPQSGYLWTNLAKHGKSLYHFGEFVATKFCDDSGEAPKDRSPLNGTPEPAPQRCAGKASILPGQEIPANYGGGASEYQWHIPLTYKNTATKPELEGHFDTAYPDFNLKFPDQLRVSEFITHFDKWVTERKAGKDNMPQFVMLRLGNDHTAGTTIGSPTPRSSVADNDLAVGRAVEALSHSPYWDDTAFFILEDDAQDGADHVDGHRSISLVVSKYSPRNAEAFIDHSFYTTVSVLHTMEDLLGVPPMNNNDAFAPLISPIFAGKGDQPAFTADYTNRDNKLIYQANTPKAPGAKQSSKMDFTHEDRADARLLNIILWRDSMGDKPVPQMVLHPHGQKKDDDDD from the coding sequence ATGACCTCTGTAACGCGTCTCTCCCTCGTTGCGCTATTGGCTGCTGCCCCGGTCTTTGCCCAGTCGCCGATTAATCTGCCCAGCAGCAAACAGCTGCTCCCCGGCATTCCCGGCGACCCGCAGCGCATCAACAGCCTTCCACTGGCGATGGCCTGGTCACCCGATCATCGCTATCTCGCCGTGGTGAACGCCGGCTACGGAACTGCCGAGTCGAACTACCAGCAGTCCATCGCCGTGCTCGACACACAGACCGGCACAGTCAAAGACTTTCCTGAGTCGCGCACGACACTCTCGTCCGCACAGACACTCTTCTCCGGCCTGCTCTTCTCTGCTGACGGACAGCACCTTTACGCTTCGCTCGACTCTCTCTCTGCCCCCGAAGGCGGCGAGCCTGGCAAAGACGGCCTCGTTAAGACCGGCAACGCCATCGCCGTCTACAGCTTCCACGACGGCTCCATCGCCGCGGATCGTTTGATCCCTATCCCGCTGCAACAGCTTGCTCCAGGCCGCTCGCAGAACGAGATCGGCAACCCCATCCCCATGGGCAAAGCCATCCCAGTTCCCACCGGACTGGCCCTGTTGAAAGCAACCAATGGCGCAGAACAACTTCTGGTCGCCAATAACTTCTCCGACGACGTGCTGCAGCTCGATGCCGCCAGCGGCAAGATCCTTCGCCGCTTCGACCTCGCCACCAAGCCGATCGTCCCAGCGAACTACCCGATTGCGATTGCTGTCGACGCAGCCCAGCGCTTCGCCTATGTTGCTCTCTGGAACGGCTCCGCACTGGCCCAGCTCGATCTGAAGTCCGGCAAGGTCGTCTCCACACTTCCGCTGCTTCCGCCCGACCCGGCCACCGGCCCCAGCTCGCATCCCTGTGCTCTGGTCTTCTCGAAAGATGGACAGACTCTCTACGTCGCCCTCGCGAATCGCGATGCGATAGCTGCTGTCTCACTCACAAGCGGGAAGCCGAAGCTGAACGGCACCCTCGACACACGCCTGCCAGGACAGAGCTATTTTGGCGCTATCCCTACAGCCCTTGCTCTCAGCACCGACGGCAGCCGGCTCTTCGTTGCCAACTCTGGCTCCAACGCGGTAGCGGTCTTCGATACGGCGCAGAAACTCGCTGCCGCTACGCCTATCCACGCTGCAGGCTTTCTCCCCACGGAATGGTTCCCCACTGCAGTCGCCGTGCAGGGCAACAAACTCTACGCCGCCACCGGTAAAGGCAAAGGCACCGGACCCAATGCTCCCAAGCCGCTCATGGCAGCTGATCCCAGCCAGATGCCCGCAAAGTTCAAGACGCGGGCGCACGCTTACATCGCCACGCTGCTACATGGCTCACTAGCCTCCATCGATCTGACCTCTGCTCTTCCCAAACTGGACGAGCTCTCACGCGCTGTCGTTCTTTCTAACCGCATGAACGCCGAGCAGCAACACGTATTCGCCGATGGACACAATCCGATCAAGCATGTGATCTACATCATCAAAGAGAACCGCACCTACGATCAGATTCTCGGCGATCTCGGCGTCGGTGACGGCGATCCCTCTCTGACGATGTATGGCAAAGACATCACGCCAAACCTGCACAAACTCGCACTGCAGTTCGGTCTCCTGGATAACTTCTACGACTCCGGAGAGGTCTCCGGCGATGGACACGTATGGTCCACCGCCGCCATCACCTCCGACTACAACGAGAAGAACTGGCAGCAGAGCTATCGCGGCAAAGAGCGCACGTATGATTACGAAGGCGTCGTCGCGGAAGGCTATCCCTTGCTCGAAGGCATCTCCGATATCGACGAGCCGCAGAGCGGCTACCTATGGACGAACCTCGCCAAACACGGCAAGTCTCTCTACCACTTCGGTGAATTCGTCGCTACCAAGTTCTGTGACGACTCCGGCGAGGCGCCGAAAGACCGTTCTCCGCTGAACGGCACACCCGAACCCGCGCCTCAGCGCTGCGCCGGAAAAGCTTCCATCCTCCCCGGCCAGGAGATTCCTGCCAACTACGGCGGCGGCGCGAGCGAGTACCAGTGGCACATCCCGCTCACCTACAAGAACACTGCCACCAAGCCTGAGCTCGAAGGCCACTTCGATACCGCCTACCCGGACTTCAATCTCAAGTTCCCAGACCAGCTCCGCGTCAGCGAGTTCATTACCCATTTCGACAAATGGGTCACCGAGCGCAAGGCAGGGAAGGACAACATGCCGCAGTTCGTGATGCTGCGCCTGGGCAATGATCACACCGCCGGCACTACCATCGGCTCGCCCACACCTCGCTCCTCCGTCGCCGATAACGATCTCGCTGTCGGCCGTGCCGTGGAAGCTTTGTCACACTCGCCCTACTGGGACGACACCGCCTTCTTCATCCTTGAAGACGACGCGCAGGACGGCGCCGACCACGTTGACGGTCACCGGTCGATCTCACTGGTTGTCAGCAAGTACTCTCCGCGTAACGCAGAGGCCTTCATCGACCACAGCTTCTACACCACGGTCTCTGTCCTGCACACCATGGAAGACCTTCTCGGCGTTCCGCCGATGAACAACAACGACGCCTTCGCTCCGCTCATCTCGCCCATCTTCGCAGGCAAGGGCGATCAGCCGGCCTTCACCGCCGACTACACCAATCGCGACAACAAACTTATCTACCAGGCCAATACGCCAAAGGCTCCGGGAGCGAAGCAGTCCTCCAAAATGGACTTCACTCATGAAGACCGCGCCGACGCCCGTCTGCTGAATATCATCCTCTGGCGTGACTCCATGGGAGACAAACCGGTCCCGCAGATGGTGTTGCATCCGCACGGCCAGAAGAAGGACGATGACGACGACTAA